ATTCAATTATGTGTTCTAGTAAGATTCTGAAGCTTTTGTTATATCTTCGACTAATCGATGGAATAGTTTTGATTTGAAGTTTactgttatttgatttttttccatCGAATAAATGTGTACTTTCCTGTACACTCTTCAAGTTTTAGGTTATGCGAATCTGAAACTATTattatatattttgttatatgcaggtgtatcaaatatgtctgagaagtttgttcatgttgttttgaatcgTGGTGAACATTCTTCTGCGTTTCGTGTTAATACTTTAATCACCGTTGATGAATTGAAGCATTTTACCTGTAAGCAGTGGAGGTCTTTGTCCCCTTTGAGTATACGTTTTTCCTATATGGATACTAATCAAGTAGTTTTTATACAAGGTGATATACAACTTCAAGGTTTAGTTTCTCTTCTTATTCAAATGAAcaatgaagatttctatttgaatgTTGATGTGATTCCGAAGCATACTGGTTGTAGCACTAGTTCAAGGTCTTTGTCTCGTTCTAATTATGGTTGTAGCAGTAGTTCTGGTGCTagtacttcaaactcttgtgtaAGTGAAATTCCTAAGCTTGTAAGGGTGGTCGATCATGACGCGGACAAGGCCAAGCCTCTCATTATCGATGAATGGCGTTATGTTTTTGACAATATTGGTAGAGAATTTGTGGGTGGTGTTAAAGCTGTAAGGATTGTTGTTGATCAATACAAGATGTGTACTGGTTACAAGATTCTTATTCTTAAAAACGACAAGACTCGTTTTACTGCAAAGTGCGAAGAAGATGGTtgtggttggaggattcactttgggcctgtgaatggtgacatttctcggtttgtgctgaaagattctaacgttattcacaggttagtggtgttcacttgtttttttgatccatgttattgatttttaggttttaatatgtagacttgttttaggtgtacattgtggtgcacattacttattgTAGGCTTTTTGGGTGGCACTTGTGGTGTAAAATTCATATTCTTGCTTggtatgtgctttctttttgcatgtgtgttgttgtttttgagaTTTTATTAAGTGTACaatgtggtgcacattacttattccagatttttttttttgtagttgtggtgttggtttgaggttgaagagtcctgTGGTGAAAACCAAGTTAGTTAAGCATTTGATCGCTGATAGTATACAGGGTGATCCCACTTTAAAACCCAAATAAATCATGTCACTCtttaagaagacttatgggtccaatattaagtatcaccatgcccgtaGAGGGAAAGAAGCTGTATTTGAAGATCAATATGGTGACGACGAGAAGTCGTATAGCGATTTAAATTGGTATGTGAAAGCCATTGAGCTAACTAATCCTGATAGCTTTGTGAAacttgaagttgatgaagaaactgGAATATTTAAGCGGATTTTCATCTGTTTCGGTGCTTGCAAGCATAGCCATAGGTATCTCAggcccatgatttacttggacgctACTTTCCTCATTGGTAGATTCAGGGGTACTTTGATGGCTGCATCATGTGTCAATGGAAATGATGGTTTTTACCCATATCCCTTTGCTATTGTTTTATCTGAAAACAAAgacaattggttttggtttctggatAATCTTCAACAAGTGGTCGATGATCGTCCGGttgttttccttagtgatcgtCACGAAGGACTTCTGCAGGGCATTCCAAGAGCATTTCCTAGTTCATATCACAGCTATTGCTTTTACCACATAAAGTgcaatctccctattggaaaaggTGATGCGAATTACAATGTCgttattgatttgttttacaaatctGCTTACTCTTACACGGCAGCGaactttgaagaagctttgcGGGGCATGCATGCAATTGGTTGTGGACATGTTGGTAATTATCTCAGGACCATTCCAAAGGAGAAATGGGCAAATGCATTTTTCCTTGTATGCAGATATGCTGCTCACTCTTCATATATTGCCGAGTCATTCAATAACTGGTTTCTTGAGTTCAAAAAGCTGCCTGCTTTTGCTCTTCTCGATGCGATACggtgagttttatgtttagtgtttcattcatttattttttattgtcgcacacatggatttgcttgatgtgtacatacttgtacacatgttATATCTGTGATTCTGTAActgtgtgtacattgttgtacacatgttttatttgtatttattctatatcatgttttgattttatgttttgtgtttttattatctTAGTTTGAAGGTTATGCAGATGAATTCTAAGAGAAGGGTAGAAGGTCTTGAAAATTTTAACACTAGGCTCACTCCCGTATACGAGGATTTACTAAACGAGAACATCAacattggtcgtacttggactGTTGTTGAGTCTATGGAAAGATTGTATGAAGTCAGGTCTCCCCGCACTCATTCTGTAGATCTGTTGGAGAGAACTTGTACGTGTCACAGGTGGCAAGTAAATGGTTTTCCCTGCGCACATGCTTGTTCTTCCATTAAATCTACAAGGGAGGACATCTattcatttgttgagccatacttcACCAATGAATGGTACAACAGGACATACCAAGAGATCATCTTGCCAATCCCCAATTATGACAAGCCGCAGTCTTATGATCCAAGTGATAGGATTATTGTTCCTATTCCTGTGCCTCCACCCGGTAGACGAAGATAAAAGCGTTTCAAGAAGGCTTGGGAGAATCAAAAGAGGCCTATGATGTGCATAAAGTGCTTCACTCTTGGTCACCACAACAGAGCTACCTTCCCCATGCCTTGATGCTTTttattatgtttgatttgtttgaaagattctatgttttttggtttttacttttggtaatgtcttttcatttttctattcaTGGATAATTAGTGTCAGGatctgtgtaccattatgtacaccttcctgtgcacttcacttttcttacctatctttttacatgtgtagcattatgtacaccttgttgtacaatggatgctactagtttattttgtttagtaatattcattttttttagttctaatgcagtaattagtttttatttttgttgtttaatgATTGATACTAGGCTATTActttttctattttatgtttctgttagtacatgtgtaccattatgtacaccttcttgTACCATTGCCTGTCAGATTTTCTACTCTGTCAGAAACTGTGCACAATCATGTACACCTTAATATTTCCTAAGCTGTAATACATACTTTAGTACTGACACAAgtctattttcaaaacatcaatattgaaactaataaaaaacATTAATTCAAGGTCTTTATAATAGTGACAAGTCTTAAACAGAAAGTTGAAAACTTAAATTTGTCTAAAGATTAAAAATGTttagaagaaattcagaaagtgatcttgaatgaagattaaaaactcttcttcctcttcaatggttGCTTTCCTGTAGTCTTGCGCCACTGATTATGCTCCTCGTCCTTCGCTATATCCCACACCTTTTCATACCATCCGACTTTTGTCAACATCTTGGCCACCAATTTTGATCTCATTTGCTGACAAATGTCTTCGGCCCTCTGCTGACCTTTTTCCATACCTTTTGTTGTCTTCATACTTCGTTTCATAAAGTAACAAGTATATATTAGACAGTCCGGGTTGATTCCTTGTGAAGGGCATGTCATGATGTTTAATTCGTGCTCTTCTATAGGTGGGTGacccttcaatgctctcttcttaTTGAGTTCCACTTGTACCACATCTGCTAGTTTCTTTGCATCGTCTTTATATGACTGCTCATTTTCTGAGTGTAACGAGTTATACCATTTCCATTCCTTAGCttcgaaatcaaaattcaaaagcgaCCAGTGCAATCCCATCCTCGTTTGATCTGTAGAGTGATTGATAGGGATTACAAGAACTTCCAGATTCTCAGGCATGTCTCGTATGAAATCAACCACAAGCTTTTGCACCTCGCTGGTGACATTATACTTGACATAGTACTGCAATTAATAATTtgttagaaaacaaaattaattaggctcaccttaatcagaaaactaacaagcatgtacactactacaaaaactaacaaatcaaacaTTGTAGGCCTGAAAACAGACCGTATATCCATGTATGATATACAGGTGTAcacctatgtacacacctatataaatctaacaatcaagaattagcagaccatgtgtcaatcatagatgcatattggtgtacatctatgtacatagctaaataaatctaacaatcaacaCTTAACAGaccttgtgtcaatcatatattcatattggtgtatatcaatgtacacagctaaagaaatctaaaaacacatagaacacgccatgtcaattaggtgtacaactatgtacacaatattaaagtaactatatatgacatttcttatttgttttgagaaacttacacatgcagtAGGACTCATAATTTCACAGCTCAGGTACTTTTTGTCATCTGGATGACGAATGCTATCTCTGACAAGTGCTCTTCTACGTCGATGGATGTAGAACTGGAGTACCTCTTGGTCCAGATATTTGTTGAACATCAGTTCACGAAGTACTCTTCCAACAATCAAAATATCTTCCTTGACTGTTGGATCATCCAGTCTTGTTAGTTGCCAAGCTACAGAGCTGCGGAAAcataaaggaaatgttaacatggtgtaTAAAGTTGTGCACATAATTTTTTTATAAGATTCAATCATGGTGTTTTGTGAACTTACTCCATGCTTGCATAGTCGAAGAATTTTTGTACCCTTTTTTTGTCCTGTCCTGGTTGCATAGCATGGTATAGTGGTGATAGACGAACATCTGGAATGGATTGTGAGGACGATATACATCTCCCTTTCTCTTTATTGGGGCAGGATAGCCTGGTTCTTGTCCCACTTTGATCCCCTTGCCTTTTGGATCTGCTTTTATCACAACTCGTTTGGTTTTACCCTCGGCAGTGAATTCAGGATCTAGCTTTCTTTTTGCATTTCTCTTTTGTGGTGTCTTGGACAACTTGCCAGCGGCTTGTGTCTTCAACATCTCTGCTTCCTTCATCCTCCCTGCTCTTGTCCTCACTGGAGTGGTCTTCTCTTCTTCTACCTCTTGGCTGCTAAAAAATTCACTAGGATTTTGTTTAATGAACTGCACTGCTTCTTCAATGATCCTTTCTCGTACATCttcattggataatgatttttGCGACGACTCTTCTTTTGGATCTTCTTGGCTCAATAATGCAAAGCTTGGACAATCGTGGCGGATCAGGGTTGCCATCTTTTCCTTCACTTCAGATGGTGTCGTTctgtaacaacctttttcaagctTTACGAATACAGTTTCAGACAAGTTATCTAGAAGGTCCTCAATTGATGTATAAGTCTCATTCTGTGATTCTTCTCCTTGTGTGAGTAAAAGGACTTCTTTAGGATCCAACTGACATATGGCTTCAACTGCAATTATAGTAGCTTCATCAATTTCAGTTGTTCGAGTGCCATCCATCACATTCTGGTCATCAAGGTTCACTTGGTCTTGTTTATCTTTATTGATTACACTTGTCTTTGGCATAGAAGTactgaaaaatgaaatttttatgagaatttttaaTGGTGTATAGAGTTTTACACCAATGTACAGGTATGTACACAAATTCAGAAGAAGTCATAAAGGTGTACATCCTTGTACACACATActggaaacaaaataaaataaaatatataagctGAGATCATTTTCTTTATACCTTTGCTTGTTAGCAGCTTCACACCCAGCTACTTTGTCAATTTCATCAGTTTGAGCAGTATCCTGGTCATTAAGGTTCATATGCTCTTCTTGACCTTCAGGGATTTCAACTTCCTTTGGCAGAAGAGTGCTGAAAAAAATGCAACTTTTTTAGAAAATGAGAAATCACtaaggtgtacatattggtacacatatatagaaaatgagaagaaatgcGAGATACACATATAGCTCAGCTTGTTACCAGTTTAAGACTCAACTCCTTGGCTTGTTCCATCCTtgccatcctcttcttcatttgcctcattggtctttggtgaagGAGTGCTAAAAAGATTCAAGTTTTGAGAAAAGGTATTAGCTTTCACACACTGGTGTACGACTATGTacacaaataaaaaaagaaatgactTGCAAATTTAAAAAAAGTGATGTTGTACCTTTGCTTTTCAGGAGTTTCAGACGGAACTTCATTCCTTTCAGATTCAGTTCCATGCTCGTCATCACCACCTTTGCTACCCTCTTTGTCATTGTCATGATCATGCATATCACCACCCTTGCTACcctccttgtcattgtcatcaccatcaccatcatcattatcatcatcattatgatcatgcatatcaccatcttcattgtgctcctccttgtcattgtcatcactgtcatcatcatcttccttgtgctcctcctcaaccttgtcatcctcctcctcctcatcctcatcctcctcaatctcatcatcttccttgtgctcctccccatcatcctcatcctcctcatcctcctcaatatcctcctcctcctcagttTCAAGCCGTATTTCCTTTCAACATTTAAAGATTTCATGCAAAGTGTAATTACGGAAATCATTAGCTTCTCTTTCTGTCAAGCTCATTAGACCAACTTCATTAACTTTTAGTCTTTTCTCTTCAATGAAACTAAGAAGCCTTTCTTGCCTATCCAGAACTTCAGTAAGCTCTTCATCCAACTCCTTTCTTCGCATATCTGAAATGCGCAGCTTTTCTTTCACAGCATCTAtgttattttcttgtttctgcCTCCGGTACTCATCCAAAAGCAATCGCTCCTCATCAGTATAATCCTTCACCCATCCTGGTTGCAtctgaaaacatgccaaagtatcaacattgatcacaggtgtacaattttttacacatgttgtaagagtgtcaattgttgtacacaagacaaatttcttaaaatctatcaacaatgtacaatcctgtacaccttattaaaggtgtatatcaatgtacatatactattctaagaaagttTTTTGAGATACCTTTTTCATGGCATCATTCAGGTCTTTCTCGATTGTATTACTGACGTCGCTGATGATCCACCTAAGAAGCCTTGGCACACCTTCCTCATTGCTTGgcttcatgattttgttgtgtTCAGCAAACCAATGCTGCATTAACAGATAGGTGAATAGTTGGAAATGTAAGAGAAAGGAACAAACACAATGAACAGAATTATTTAAAATGGTGAATGGATATATCAGGTGTACAACTGTGAACTCATCAACAGATAAAGCACacaaccattaactttaagtggtgAATCCTGATTTTTCTTAATGCTCGCCATGAGATACTCATGTATATGAACTGGCCAGCAAGTTCTCTTCATCCTATCCAAAGACTCAAAAAAGTGTGCAAACTGGTTCTTGCTAATCATACTTCCTTTTACCTGGGTAAAAAAGACCGTGATACACAAGTACATAGTAAACAACACCACTAAGTCTTCAGCATTTCTTTCAATCTCCATTTTCGACTTTGGTTTTAGCTTCATGATACGTACGATTTCCTCTTCCACATCTTTTTTTCCCAGCTCAGTTCGTTTCTTAAGAGTCAATCTGTTTATCAGCGGACCGTATTTATTTTCAGCTGCAGTTTTTACATCTTCCCCTTTTCCAACTTCCATTGGCACCATCTTAATCCCATAAAATATAAACAAATCCTCAGGTTCACTCTTTACTGCCACTTGCTTGTTCTTCTTGGTAGTATCAAACATGAAATAATGTCCCCCTGAGTCACAAATTTCATGGCAGTATCGTCTCATAATTTTCAGAGTTGAGTTTGGGTTCTTAGTCCATATATCATCTCTCTTTTTACTTGTATGTTTCTCATCTTTCCGGTCTGCTTTTTTGTGGACAAAGATATCTACAACAGGCCAGAATGGTCCTTCTTTTTGCTTCTCTAGTTGATAATTGGTGAACCATACTTTTTCTCCTCTTTTTGTTTCATGTTCCTCAAGGTTTCTATTCACAAAGTCACTGAAGGCATGGAAACTTGACCTATATGGTTTGTTGGTATCTACGAAAATGAACCAAGAAGAATAATACATTCTTTATACTCATACAAGTACAAATCATATCACTGTACGCATAAATAGGACCATATCATACAGGTGTATAGCTGTGTACACTCCTACAGAAAACTAACTAAAGCAACATTTGTTCCcacacaacatgccataaatcaatGTGCGTGTACAAATCTTTACACTCATACATAAATCTATCAAAAACAGCtttaaaacacacacaacaaGCAAAATAAAGGTGAAATAGCATGTTGGTGCAAAGATGTGTACATCAGCACCAAAAACGATGGGATAATATGTTGATAACATACACATTAGTCCATATGAAGATGAAATAACATGTTGGTGCAAAGATATGTACACCAGTAAACACAAGTGACGGCACAACAGGTTGACAACACACACAACATGCCATATGAAGGTGAAATAGCATGTTGGTGCAAAGGTGTGTACACCGGTAAACACAAGTGACGGCACAACACACACATTAGGCCATATGAATTTGAAATAGCATGCTGATGTACAAACCAGTACACTGCTACAGAAACATCTTTAAAACAGACAGAACAtaacatgaatcactgcaacagcaTTGTGGTGTACTAGTgtgtacacaccaacaacaattccaataaaaattgctaaaaaaacAGATAGAACTGGaaatgaatcactgcaacaacatggcggtgtacagatctatacacaccaacaacaattccCACAAAAATTGCTTAAAAATAAGATAGAACTAGACATCAATCACTGtaacaacatggcggtgtacagatCTATACACATGTACAAGAAATTgaataaaaattgctcaaaaatagaCAGAACTAGACTTTAATTGTTACCTTTTTTTTTAGATAACAGATGTTGAAGGCTTTGAAGACTTTGaaggctttgatttcttcttagatggtgatgtttttgaagtttctggtactgaaattgatgttgaatcttctaatGATCTCTTCAATCTCGTTTTTGGTCCTGTTGATTTCCGAATCTCTTCTGCAGCAACTGATGGAGTTGGGGATGAAATTGGTGTTGAATCTTTTAATGCTGACTTTGATCTCGTtcttggtgatgttgatttttgaatttcttctacCGCAACTGatggaatttcttcttcagttgatgtTGAATCTTGCACTGTTGGTGGTGCGTTTTTCTTTGAAACTactttttttcctttcaacatG
This DNA window, taken from Papaver somniferum cultivar HN1 chromosome 3, ASM357369v1, whole genome shotgun sequence, encodes the following:
- the LOC113359341 gene encoding uncharacterized protein LOC113359341, with the translated sequence MSLFKKTYGSNIKYHHARRGKEAVFEDQYGDDEKSYSDLNWYVKAIELTNPDSFVKLEVDEETGIFKRIFICFGACKHSHRYLRPMIYLDATFLIGRFRGTLMAASCVNGNDGFYPYPFAIVLSENKDNWFWFLDNLQQVVDDRPVVFLSDRHEGLLQGIPRAFPSSYHSYCFYHIKCNLPIGKGDANYNVVIDLFYKSAYSYTAANFEEALRGMHAIGCGHVGNYLRTIPKEKWANAFFLVCRYAAHSSYIAESFNNWFLEFKKLPAFALLDAIRLKVMQMNSKRRVEGLENFNTRLTPVYEDLLNENINIGRTWTVVESMERLYEVRSPRTHSVDLLERTCTCHRWQVNGFPCAHACSSIKSTREDIYSFVEPYFTNEWYNRTYQEIILPIPNYDKPQSYDPSDRIIVPIPVPPPGRRR